A segment of the Asinibacterium sp. OR53 genome:
CTACTGTATGATGCTTTCTGCACAAAGGGATAGCCTGTATACTGTCCGTACAGGTCTTCTATCGTAAGCGGCTCATTGCCCGTTGTGATATCCAGTTGCAGGTAACGGAAAGTGCGGAACCACAGCGGCCTGAAAAGCCTGTTATTGCCACCATCGGGCAGGAAAATATCATAGTTACCTGCTATGCTTTTACCTTCAATCTCGTTCCGGTTACCCTTGATATGATTGGTATCGAACAACGCTTCTGCATACGTCAATTTTACGGCACTCCCCTTCCCCCCGCTTACATTCAATTCAGGATAAGCTACCGTATTAAATGTTTGATCAAGTAAAATACTTGCAGTTGTATTAGCCGGAATAGTTACCGGATGATTGCCTGCAATAAAACCCGCATCCTGGATACCCGATTTTCTCCTTACGCTAACGATGCGTTGCAAAGATTCTTCCATTTGTGGAATGGTGCGCGGCGCGAGCGTCCATAAATTATCCGTGCCATAACCTACAGGCTGTACCCCGGCTACCACAACAGCCTGTTGCCATCTACTATCGTCGAAGTTCCGTGTCTGCCATCCCCAGGGGTAAGCGCTGGCATCTACCTTATCGCCCGGACCAATGACCATATATGAGCGCAGCTTTGCTCCATTTTCCAAAGAGCAGGGCGTGTAGGCGCTGTCTTTACAAGCTTTCCAGGAATTGTTCGTGTTGAGTATCTGTTCCGCATCACCATCGCCCTGCAATAAAAAACCGGTCTGGTTACTCATTTGTGGAACCGCCGCATATTCAGCCATATTCCAGACCTGTGCAGCAATGATATTATCGCCTTCTTGTAATTGTGCAGCGATATCGACCGTTTCAAAATTCCAGTGATTGAGGTCGCAACGGGCCGGGCCGGCCGACACCATTTTTTCGTTCACAAACAACCGATACCGGTTATCGGCAGAAACATGTATAATGAACTGCTGTGGCTTTTTCTCTATATGCAGTATTTTTCTGAAATGATATACACCGTAGGCTCTTTGCGCTATTCCGGAACAGCTGATCCACCGGGCCTTCCATGAGCCGTTCAATAATTGGGGATTGATAGGTTGCTGTGCCTGGGCATGTAAGAGGAAGAATATACCCAGCAGGCCTGCTATTTTTTTCATCTGGCAGCGGTTTCGCTGAAATTACACAAATATCAAAAACAACCATCCCGTACTTACCGGCAGTTGTGGAAATCTGCCATTATGATCAACAACGCTACTGTTTCATAAATTCAATGATCTTGTCTCTCTCCTTGTTGGTGAGCAGTGCACGACTTTGCATATGCAAGCCAATCGTTTCCCATTGCTCCGGCGAAAATGTGGATGGAGAAGGGGTATTATGACAACGTTGGCAGTTTTCAGTCCACAATTGCGCGCCTGACCTCATTGCCACTTTCTGACTTACTTTACAGCTGTTCATGAACAATACTGTAACGGATATAAATGAAAGCAGCGCTGTAATGATTTTCGTTTTTTTAAATGAAATCTTTTTCATATACTATCCATTTTTATAATTGAATAGAGAACTGAACAAACAATGTATTGGTGCTTGTTTTACCGGTAAATGCACCTAAATCTTTGCTGGCAGTACTGTTGCCTGTGTAGGATTCGTACGTTACTTTAAAAACAGTTCTCCAGTTTAACCAATAGCTGAGCCCTACCGTTACAGCATGTTGGTCGCTTCCGAAAGTGGAATTAGCTGGCGTATTGTACATAGTGTACCTTCCTGCCACTTCTATATTTTTTATAAAACTGTTGACATTGACCGGGCGTAGGGAACATTGTGCAAACGACGCGATCGTGTGGTTATCGAATGTATAAGTCTGCGTAGTATCAACAGGGCTTATATAATTCACATTGTCGATGTTCTGAATATTGTATTGTGCTTTTATATTCAGCAAAACAGGATTGAAATTCTTTACGTAGTTTAAGTCAAAAGCATAAGAATTTCCTTTTGCATTCTGCGTTGCACTTCCCGGGGTGCCTACTTTCCCAAACATACCCGATACACCTACTTCTAATGAAGAGTTGGGAAATGGAAGCAAGCCCACACGGCCAGTTACGGTCTTATTATTGTTATTATCTGTAATATTCCCACTTGTTAAAGTTCCATCCGGGTGTAGCTGGCTGCCGTTGGTTAGGGCAATATCATAATTCATTTTCATGTCGCCTAAATGGAATCCTCCTTCAGCTTCAATACCATAATCTGTTGGCGTCATACCCGCTATCCCGATTGGGTCTGTAGCTAATTTGTTAATCCATCCGGCCGCTAACCTTTTAGCGTAAGATCCATAGGGCAAAACAAAATACCCCGCCCGAAAGATCAAACCTGGAGCAGCAAACCAGGATACATCAGCCCAGTTTACACTTAATCCATTGTTGTTGAAGGAAGGTTCAAATTCCAATAAGAAATTTTTTCCATGCCGCCATAAAAACATGGGACTGAATTCATAGTGGTTGGCATCTGGAAAGCTATTGGCCTTTGAAACAACGGAGGCGCCATTCAAGGTATTGGTAGTTTTATAACTTGAAAATCCAATTGTGGTTAGTCCGGCTACCATAAAATGATCTTCTCCCGATCTTTTCTCAGCAACTTTTTTCTCAAGTGCCGCCATCCTGTCGAGCAAAGAAGAATCAACTACCGTTTGTTGCGCACCGGCTTTATTTTGAAAGAAGGTAATCCATGAAAAACAAATGAATATTTTCAATAGTAAGTATTGCTTTTTCATAAAATAGATTTTTTATAGTGAAGCATGTTACAAAGCATTCATTCGGGTAAATCATTGCCATAACTATCGTTTAGATCCTTTAGATAATGTTCGGATATAGGCCACCAACTCCCATCGTTGCTTTTCCGTGAAAGCAGATTTGTATTGAGGCATCGGTGTTCTCCCTTCGCTTATTTTATAGAATATATCTCCGTCTGTTTCACGCAGCATGATGATGGAACTATGATCGGCAGGTTTAGGATTTAGTGCAGCCGCTGCCGGGCCGTCTCCTTTACCTTTGTCTCCATGGCAAGGGGCGCAATTGGTTGTATATAAAGTTCTCCCCTCCTTTATTGCCGCCTGGTTATCGGCCATGGGATTACTGAGATTGATATATTCTTTGGGAACAAGCCAGGGTTTTGATTGTGCTGATAATTGACATAAAGGGATAATAGAAGCGAATAGCACAACGATTATCAATTGAGCAGGTTTTCTGCATGATGACCGGATATCCATAAACAATGTTTTTAAATCTGAATGAATGAATGAACGATTGTTCACGAAACCGACATCAAAATTATAGTACGTACTGCTGCAGGTGTATGATTAAAGTCAGACGGGCTGATGATTTTAAGTTGACTTGTGCGTTTTTTCCATGGCAAGATTCGCTTTTTCTCTTGCTTCCTCATCTGCTATGAATGACTTTGGGTAGAGGTTAATGTTTGTAAATTTATATTTGCCAAACTCTGGCGGAGTAGCAAGAGAAAGCACCCATTCGTTCCGGGTGCTTCCTCTTTAAATAAGCTATCTCTTTGGTATTTGTTGTGCGGCCTTTGTTAATCGGCTATTTGTCAGCTCCATCATTCTTTGCGCGGGTAATGGCATAATTGCCAATGTTTGTTCCTACCTGTAATCCAATAGCACAATCCGACCGGTAATGTATACCACCTGCCATCCTTGAAAAAGATGCTTCCTGTGCCATGGCTGTATAAACGCTGGCCTTATCCGGCACAATATATCCCAATATGGCCGCCGCTGCTCCACTGAAAGTAGAGTGCCCGGAAATATAAGAAGGGAAATTAGGGATGCCGGTTAATGTTTTGATGGCCGGGTTCATCTGTGTGGGCCTGGGATTGAAATAGTAGTACTTGGTATTCCAGCATACAATGGCAGCATCCATCAGGCTCATATTCAGTAACGCCATATTCCTGGCCCACCTTACTTCACTGAAATTCTTCGTGATGAAATCCTCAGCGGCTATCGCGTCCCAATGACCAGCCGGCGTATAGGTACTTACTCCATCTGCCCAGAATTGTACAATCCTTATGTTTTCGCGTGTGGGGTTCTTTAACAATTCGTATATTTCTTCTGTTTCCTGTTTCATTTGCGCACTGGAAGTAGATGGTGGCGCCGGAGGCCTCAATGCACTAACGGTAGCCGTATCGAACAGGAACGGCGTTACGTTTCCAAACAATGGTAACATGGGTGGTCGCTTCGGTACATCCAGGCTGTACCAGGGTATCTCTCCCTTCGCAGTTGCAACTGTTTCGAAGTTCGACCAGTCAGCCGGCGTGCCTGCTGCCTTCCCCGCATTGTCTGTACGTGCCCTTGCAATAAACACCTGCGCTACCCGTCTTCCCAGTGCCTCACCCGCAACGATATCACTTCGGGTTGCTGCGCCCGACATGATCGTGGCTGTTTCCTCTTCTGTGGTCTTTGCCTGTATGGAAGCTATTTCCGTAGGGAACAACAATTTCATCATTTCCGCCGTAACACCTGCCAGCACTGCTGCTTCAGAGGGATAAGAAGGCAGGTCTGTCTGCGGCACTTTGCTGATCACCCCATTATCTGTTTTGTATGGTGCCGGCCGATTGTATAATTTCTTATAGTACCAACAGGCTACCAGTGCATCATATTGTGCAGCACTGATATAAGCATAAGCCCTTGCCGCATACGGTGGATTGGAAAATGGAAACAATGGATAAGCGAAAGGATTGGCGGCACTGGGTATGGGATACGTGCCATCGGCATTCTGGTATGGCGGAAGATTGTATTTGGCCACAAGTTCACGCATCAATTCATTCCATCGCAATACGCCTCCGGCAGCCCAGTACCTGATGCGGGCTTCCTGGTCGCCCGTCAGGTTATGCTGGTATCCTTTGATTTCATTCAGCTCGGCAACATAAGCCGTAGAATTGGTAGTGGCAGGCACTGCTACCATAAAAGTATCGGGCCTTGTCAGCAATACTGTTTTCCAGGTGCCTGCATTGAGATCGATGTTCTGTGGGTTGAGCGGCACCAGGTCATCTGTTTTGCCCTTTACTGATTTATTACAACCGGCATCCATCAAAAAGAAGAATGAGCCGATAGCTATATAATGGATTATTTTTTTCATAGTGGGGTTATTTAGAAATGTCGTGTGATGGCTTTTGATTGCTGTGCTCTTTCTTTGGATGGAATGCAATAATGTAAAAAACACCCAGGTTATAACTTGTTGACTGGCCAACATTCCTGCCGGCTACCACATAGTTAGCGCCGCCTGTTATGGAAAGTCCATCTATTTTGGCAATCTCATACTTGCCATTGACACCTACAGAAGTAGCATTCATTGTATTACTGGGAAAAGGCATGTCGTTCTTGCGAATATCAAAGCCACCCAGCGTTTGCATATTGCTAATTACCACTTCAGCAATGAGTGGATGGCTCCGGTAACCGGCTCGCAGTGAAAAGGCAGCCATATCGGGCATGTCTACTTTATTGCTCCGCACCTGTGCTGTGGTGTAGTAGGATGTTCTGTCGATAGTAATATCATTCCGGTAAGTATAGGTGGCCGAACCCGTTGCAAAGAAGCCCCCTCGCTGAT
Coding sequences within it:
- a CDS encoding phosphatase PAP2 family protein, with translation MKKIIHYIAIGSFFFLMDAGCNKSVKGKTDDLVPLNPQNIDLNAGTWKTVLLTRPDTFMVAVPATTNSTAYVAELNEIKGYQHNLTGDQEARIRYWAAGGVLRWNELMRELVAKYNLPPYQNADGTYPIPSAANPFAYPLFPFSNPPYAARAYAYISAAQYDALVACWYYKKLYNRPAPYKTDNGVISKVPQTDLPSYPSEAAVLAGVTAEMMKLLFPTEIASIQAKTTEEETATIMSGAATRSDIVAGEALGRRVAQVFIARARTDNAGKAAGTPADWSNFETVATAKGEIPWYSLDVPKRPPMLPLFGNVTPFLFDTATVSALRPPAPPSTSSAQMKQETEEIYELLKNPTRENIRIVQFWADGVSTYTPAGHWDAIAAEDFITKNFSEVRWARNMALLNMSLMDAAIVCWNTKYYYFNPRPTQMNPAIKTLTGIPNFPSYISGHSTFSGAAAAILGYIVPDKASVYTAMAQEASFSRMAGGIHYRSDCAIGLQVGTNIGNYAITRAKNDGADK
- a CDS encoding cytochrome c, producing MIIVVLFASIIPLCQLSAQSKPWLVPKEYINLSNPMADNQAAIKEGRTLYTTNCAPCHGDKGKGDGPAAAALNPKPADHSSIIMLRETDGDIFYKISEGRTPMPQYKSAFTEKQRWELVAYIRTLSKGSKR
- a CDS encoding cytochrome c is translated as MKKISFKKTKIITALLSFISVTVLFMNSCKVSQKVAMRSGAQLWTENCQRCHNTPSPSTFSPEQWETIGLHMQSRALLTNKERDKIIEFMKQ